atgtttttctttcattCATAGATACAAATGGGTGTGTTTGCAAGAGCAAGTTCCCAACACTCatctctcgttttccacgcacacgcttttcaaacggctaaatggtgtgttttttgcaaaatgtttcgtgtttaaaaaatcatattgatatatttttgaaaaaaaagtaatacttaattaatcacgcgctaatggaccgcttcGTTTTCCATGCATGGGAAATGGTTCCCAACACCCACCTCCGAACACGGCGGCTGTGTTCTTACCCCACGTTTCCCAGCCtttctccctcgttttccacgcgcacacttttcaaactataAAATAGTGTGTTTttagtttctatatgaaagttgcttaaaaaaatcatattgatccattttgaaaatctttttaagctaatacttaattaatcaggcACTAATGGACCGTTCCATTTTCCGTGCGCTTCCGGTTGGGAACTCCATCCAGCGAACACAGCCAACCCCTCTGTACGAAACGGCTCTCTCGCGAACGTGCGCCAACTTTTGATCTGGCGAATGTGTCGGCCCGCattctttcccttttttatttgtttcccTTTCCTTTTTTGTTGCGTGGGTCGTTTGCTCTCGGAGGCTTTTCTATCCACTTCGCTAGGCGAGAAGGCGAATCTGTCGGAGTGAGGAGGACGAAAGACGCACGACGTACGGAGAAGGGGAGCAGGGGGAGCGATATTGTTCTTTCCTTTCCAATTTTCAGTTTTCTTCTTTTACGTgatccattttctttttcttttttttttcactaccgtttttctttttcagatttctatttttgttaattatttttattgtttctttaacagaaacatttttatatgaattatttcatgaaaactttctacatatacatatagattTTATGTATGTAAAGTTTTTATATGTAGATTTTATATATGTAAAGTTTCTATATGTAGACTTTATGTATGTAAAGTTTTTATATGTAGACTTTATATATGTAAACTTTCTATATgtagattttatatatataaactttatatataatttatatctCTGTAATTAGAAAGTTTAGTGTATCAATTTtaatagaaatagaaaaatgcTGATCATCACcggatatttttcttttaaaaaaagagtacaATCCAAACAAAACAAACGTTGTACCAAGAAAACATAAAGCATGCGTATACTTCGTATTTTAACCGAAGAAACAAACTACCGGCTCGTTAGTCATTACTAATCACGATTAAGCATGTAATTTGGCATGTAATTAgccatgaggaagaagagatgaAACGGCAGTCGGAACATTCGTGCGATACTACTAGATGCTAATCacgtgcatgcatatatatgcagcgGAGAAGCGATAAGAGTCCGTTCGCTTGTCGCGAACGCTCGCGAATCAGACTCACCCGAAAATTAATGCATTTTGTATCATCTTGCAAGAAACCGATACCATAATGAAATACATTACATATTGTTTCGTACAGTACACACTCTACGTACTCGTCCATGTATAGAAACTAATTGGACTGCGATGAGTTCCCACGATAattaaagaagaaaaatatcaaTTGGGATGGGACTGAAatataatattttggattaaaagtAGAAGAGTTCACATTGGGCACAACTTTTGTAAAactaattttgaatttaaaaCTGTTAAATCAAGAAGAAACTAATAAAATTAAGACATGAAGATAAATATCTATCGGTACTTTTCATTTAAGATTTTCAAAATTATTTGATAGAAAAAAATGGTTATATGTTGAGAAAAGCAATTTTACTGTACTAACAACtgaatcaaaaataaatttactgACCAACCAAATATATGCCAAATTAAACTCTGAGATTATATatatcttattttcttttttctatgaAGGAGGTGGGTTTCTGTTGTTCcgaactaaaaaaaaataaccacCAAGATATGTTGTAGCATTAAAGAACGTGACGATAGCAATAGTAGTGCAACTTGTATTTCGCTTGCATGTACATACGAAAAGTATACGTAACAAAAGGCTGCGAGCCTATCTCTCTTTGTTAGAACAAGgtttaatattttataatttattttaatttccatcttcaatattttttatatctATCTCTCCTTTCCTAGTCTGTTGGACTTGAGATTGCCCTTTGCTATTTACTTCTACGTGCATAGGTAGCCTTTTGCACATCcggtacatttttttttaacaaagatTAAGTTTTAAACCAGATTGATGGCACTCTTGATTTAATATGCTCTGATAATTCTCTCAAAATAGTTTGGGCAAAACATAGAAAATTTAACTACACATATATTAACTCTAAAATGTTCTGACTATATGTACATCTTCTTATTTTCATGTTCGTATTACTTGCAAGAGAGAATTCATTCTATGCTACTGAGTTTAATTTAGTTCAACGATTTGTAATCGTTATTGATTTTGTCTCACTCTATAATATGCTACTAACTTTGTCAATTTTTTCTACAATATGCTATTTATTTGGTTGgatactttttaaaaaatgcctATAAAATATCCTTCAAAACTTACTAGAGTTGATAATTGATTGATCTACTGGAAGTTTCAAAaacatatgaaattttttatatagcCACCTTATATAATATAGAAGTGTGTATATTTGAAGAATTTCATTTTGCATGCATTAActttttatgaaaatataatttatgTTATATATCCTATAGGATACTCTTATGTTAATGCTCTTTCATGTAAATCATCATTCATGTGCtatatagttattttttttatgcggCTATCTTTCATGTATGTGATTCCTCTTTTATATGCTAcacaaaaatagtttttttaaaaaaaccatgAAAAAAACCCTTGAAATATACAAACAAACATCTACATTTTATAAGAAtgcaatgtaaaaaaaatactttcatattttatttgaaacatCTCGTGGGTCAATCAATTGCCAACTCTGGTATGACTTGAAGGGCATTTTATGTATTTTTTGAAAAGTATCCATCTCAATGGTATATTGTAGGAAAAAATGATAAAGTCAGTAGTATATTCCAGAGGGAGACAGCCGATGACAAATCGTCGAACTAGAGTACATTTAGTGCCATATAATAGAAAGCATAACAAGTTAAGTTAATGTATATATGTACTAAAGCAATTAATTTGTTAAAAGGATCTGTTGAGCAAAGTGGCAAACTCCAGTTATATATGTCCTTGAACAACAAAAATGAGCTGATAAGTCGGTCATGAACTATACGCTAGAAGGATCTGCTGCACAAAGTTCGGTCAAATGCTTGACCAGAAACAATGAACTCGTGATAAGTCCAACTACTATATAACTGTaagttagtatttttttttttgcataatgAAAAAATAGTTCCAAACTTTGCtgaaaaaaagttataaatcAATTAATACAAAGTTTGTAGTAAAATGACTGCAAATTAAAAACACAATTTGATGAAAGAAAAGAGAACTAACTGGAACATCAGCCTAAAGACAGACATAACAACCTATTGAGTAAACTTCCATCTCTAATTGGTATAGTTGTATGTAAACCACATACGGTTATTGCCCTTCTCAAACCTTTGCATATAATAAGATGTATAGTGAGTGATGCATATTGGTTTGAAGGTAAGATGCAAGTATACAATCATACAACTTGCTTGCTCATGGCTACCGTGATAAAGAAACTTAGCCTCCAATAAGATATTAATTGCTGATGGCAGTATCAATTCGGTGAAAACCTAATTAGTAATCAATTTCTTGATGAACAAATATTACTAATCATCCGAGGCATATTACATTAAGCTTTTCTTTACTGTATGCCAAATTATGCAGATATGCCGTACCAATGAGCCTCTACTACTATGGCCTCAAGGATACCACACCATCCTACTCCGTCATCTTTACAAACATAATTCCCTTATTCACCTTTGTTCTTTCACTTGTGTTTAGGTAAATGTTCCATTCACAATATTTGTTGTGtacaatatatatacatggcAATAACTATGGGTTCCAACAATAATTATTCCATggcatgagaaaaaaaaggccaTATAGGTAAAACTTAAATTGTGTTGCAACTATGTTCCATCTCACCGAAACATGGATATGTATGAACATGATAGACTAGAGACATTCAAATTAAGAAGCAAGGCTGGCCTACTGAAGATAGTGGGTGTTCTGGTCTCTGTTGGAGGCACAATGCTTGTCAGCCTTTACAAGGGGAAGTCACTGCATCTCTGGAATTCCATCTTGCAGCACCAAAAGGAACAACAAACGAAGTCTGCAACCAATCAGCTAAGAGGGACAATTTTCTTGGCAGGCAGCAGCCTCACCTTTGCTTGCTGGTACCTTGTTCAGGTAATCATATATAAGCATTGTTTCTAACAAGTACATACATATCAGAGtaaattctttttctttttttaataattataggTTGTGTGGATCATCTTGTTGTAATTGTTTGAGATCAATAAAGCTTCATTTGTCTAAAAAATCAGAGTATATTAACTTTATCTAGACCATGTCATCTTATAACTGTTGTGGCAGTCAAAGGTTCTCAAAGTGTACCCGTATAAATATTGGTCTTCCATGGTGACATGCTTGGTCGGAGGATTTCAGACAGCATTTGTTGGAATCATATTAAGGAGAGACAAGAATGCTTGGATGCTAGGATGGGATCTCAACCTTGTTACTGTAGTGTACTCGGTATGCCTTCGAACTTTCTTAAGCATTGAAATTAACTGAACAGAAAGCTACACAAAGAATTATCTTTCTACAAAATTATTGTTCCTATATTTCGTAGTATCCACTGAAGCTTATATTCAGAAATATGTTTGTAAAAAACATTCTGTTATGTGTTTTCACGATGGTCCACTGAAGCTTGAATTGTATTACTCAACAATCCAGGATTTATAAGATGATTTTAGAGCAATGATGACGAATTTTCAGGAAGTGTAATGAACCTAATTAACTGCTGTGATGAAATTGACATGAAACTATTTTGGTGCAGGGGGCACTTGCAACAGCTGGAAAATATAGCCTAAATTCATGGGCAGTTGCTAAGCGAGGCCCAGCATATCCTCCAATGTTTAACCCACTATCAGTCATCTTCACTGTTGTTTTTGACTCTATCCTTATGGGCGATGATCTTACAGTAGGAAGGTCAGTAGCCTTCTTTGGTGTCTATGATGCATGTTCAGTGTTACCAATCAAAATGGATTATGCCAGTTCATGTGCCAAATGCTTCCCTATGCCAAAAACTAATTGACACTCATTTTTTgcacagcaaaaaaaaagaagcaaacttTGTAAATTGTCTATTATTATTGTGCATAATCATCaatgaacaacaacaaaaggagGAACTGAATAAGTTGGTAATGTGATATGTCAACATGagcttgttctttttttattacaaaaGATAAAAGTACAACATGGATGACATAGAAtaagagatttgctccggttcAAAAAAAGTACCTCGAAGTATCcgtacctcacggtaccaaattaTTTCCGGTTGTTGATTTTAAAATGCCCATCGTGCGCAGCTAGATCCAATGATCAAAAACGATTTGGTATCGTAAGGTAtcggtacctcgaggtactttttgcTAGACTGGAGCAAATCTCCATAGAATAAATTTCAGAAATAGGTTACAGAGAACCACAAAAGTTTTAGCACTTGGCATATAAGCACAATAATTatggtactccctctgtcctaaaatataataacttttagtaCTTAGGATTtgccccaaaatataacaacttctccaccaacattcccTTTCCAACCAATCATAACCCTCCACTATTCACCttttccacctacctccacttctcaaccaataACAACCCCTGcctatttaattctacctactttcttaataaccgtgtccaactctaaaactctctatattctgggacagagggagtactaaagtTTTACGAAGTCAGGATCCTACAACAATCAAGCTATATATTATTAGACTCCGCTTGGCATTGAAGTGGATTACGATAATCACGTTTGCCGCAATAACTTTAGGATATTTTGGTGtttgataaattatttttcttataCTTTGTGTTTGCATCTGCGAATATTGTTATGGTCTAAAACTATCAAATAATTGCGAGAGACAACGTCGGATAGGATATTGTATCT
Above is a window of Oryza sativa Japonica Group chromosome 10, ASM3414082v1 DNA encoding:
- the LOC9268305 gene encoding WAT1-related protein At5g64700 isoform X1, whose product is MDIVGAGTSPAARWKAPASMVLVQLFNSGMILLSKVSINGGMFVFALLSYRSVFGAIFILPFALIFERGKWRDIDWSATGWIFFNAFIGYAVPMSLYYYGLKDTTPSYSVIFTNIIPLFTFVLSLVFRLETFKLRSKAGLLKIVGVLVSVGGTMLVSLYKGKSLHLWNSILQHQKEQQTKSATNQLRGTIFLAGSSLTFACWYLVQSKVLKVYPYKYWSSMVTCLVGGFQTAFVGIILRRDKNAWMLGWDLNLVTVVYSGALATAGKYSLNSWAVAKRGPAYPPMFNPLSVIFTVVFDSILMGDDLTVGSLIGTAMVIVGLYLFLSVKA
- the LOC9268305 gene encoding WAT1-related protein At5g64700 isoform X2 → MDIVGAGTSPAARWKAPASMVLVQLFNSGMILLSKVSINGGMFVFALLSYRSVFGAIFILPFALIFERYAVPMSLYYYGLKDTTPSYSVIFTNIIPLFTFVLSLVFRLETFKLRSKAGLLKIVGVLVSVGGTMLVSLYKGKSLHLWNSILQHQKEQQTKSATNQLRGTIFLAGSSLTFACWYLVQSKVLKVYPYKYWSSMVTCLVGGFQTAFVGIILRRDKNAWMLGWDLNLVTVVYSGALATAGKYSLNSWAVAKRGPAYPPMFNPLSVIFTVVFDSILMGDDLTVGSLIGTAMVIVGLYLFLSVKA